From Agromyces sp. SYSU T00194, a single genomic window includes:
- a CDS encoding carbohydrate ABC transporter permease, with protein MTTATTNLAQAEQALPIDGSGGRRRTRRVRESDDDTRRINWWATALIAVCSLTVLVPLYLAVVVALKTPDQLVAGTGFEWPNPIRWENFAEAWQRTSFPQALANTAFITVGSVAFTLVTSSIVAYALARNIHRPFFKGVFFYLLAALFIPFPIIMLPLVKQTAVLGLDNQVGMIVLYTIFGLSLNVFIYTAYIRSIPIELEEAARVDGASTWRVFWQVIFPLLTPMNATVGILTCVWAWNDFIMPLVVLTDPAARTLPLAQYVFQGQFNTDYTVAFASYLMAMAPLLIVYIFSQRWVISGVTRGSIK; from the coding sequence ATGACCACCGCAACCACCAACCTCGCTCAGGCCGAACAGGCCCTTCCCATCGACGGCAGCGGCGGCCGTCGCCGCACCCGTCGTGTCCGCGAGTCCGACGACGACACGCGCCGCATCAACTGGTGGGCGACCGCGCTCATCGCCGTCTGCTCCCTCACCGTGCTCGTGCCGCTCTACCTCGCCGTCGTGGTCGCGCTGAAGACGCCCGACCAGCTCGTCGCCGGCACCGGCTTCGAATGGCCGAACCCGATCCGGTGGGAGAACTTCGCCGAGGCCTGGCAGCGCACGAGCTTCCCGCAGGCGCTCGCGAACACCGCGTTCATCACGGTCGGCTCGGTCGCCTTCACGCTGGTGACCAGCTCGATCGTCGCCTACGCGCTGGCCCGCAACATCCACCGGCCCTTCTTCAAGGGCGTGTTCTTCTACCTGCTGGCAGCACTGTTCATCCCGTTCCCGATCATCATGCTGCCGCTCGTGAAGCAGACCGCCGTCCTCGGCCTCGACAACCAGGTCGGCATGATCGTGCTCTACACGATCTTCGGGCTGTCGCTCAACGTGTTCATCTACACGGCGTACATCCGCTCGATCCCGATCGAGCTCGAGGAGGCGGCCCGGGTGGACGGCGCGTCAACCTGGCGCGTGTTCTGGCAGGTGATCTTCCCGCTGCTGACGCCGATGAATGCGACGGTGGGCATCCTCACCTGCGTGTGGGCGTGGAACGACTTCATCATGCCGCTCGTCGTGCTCACCGACCCGGCGGCCCGCACGCTGCCGCTCGCGCAGTACGTCTTCCAGGGGCAGTTCAACACCGACTACACGGTGGCGTTCGCGTCGTACCTCATGGCGATGGCGCCGCTGCTCATCGTCTACATCTTCTCGCAGCGCTGGGTCATCTCCGGCGTCACCCGAGGCTCGATCAAGTGA
- a CDS encoding carbohydrate ABC transporter permease — MSTLTQAVRSSTTAERRTRAARTRTERRRAMPAYYWMVWPAVIAFAAFHTLPVLIGIFFSFTNYAGYGAWNFVGVSNYLNLFRDDRALQAYGFSFLFAIVATLLTNAISLAIALGLNAKIVGRNTFRGVFFVPYVLAILVIGYVFQFFFSNSLPKILSGIPLFRDNILTNPDWAWTAIVVLAVWQACAFAIIIYLSGLQTIPSELYEAASLDGAGAWRQFRSITFPLIGAFFTINVVLSLKGFLQVFDPIVALTNGGPGTSTESVTLLIFRGGFSGGEFAYQTANAVIFFIVITLVSLFQFRVLQRREADF; from the coding sequence ATGTCCACCCTGACCCAGGCCGTGCGGTCATCGACGACCGCCGAGCGCCGCACCCGCGCCGCGCGCACCCGAACCGAGCGGCGGCGCGCCATGCCCGCCTACTACTGGATGGTCTGGCCGGCCGTGATCGCCTTCGCCGCCTTCCACACCCTGCCGGTGCTCATCGGCATCTTCTTCAGCTTCACGAACTACGCCGGATACGGCGCATGGAACTTCGTCGGGGTGTCGAACTACCTGAACCTGTTCCGCGACGACCGCGCGCTGCAGGCCTACGGATTCTCGTTCCTGTTCGCGATCGTCGCCACGCTGCTGACGAACGCCATCTCGCTCGCCATCGCGCTCGGTCTGAACGCGAAGATCGTGGGGCGGAACACCTTCCGCGGCGTCTTCTTCGTGCCCTACGTCCTCGCGATCCTGGTCATCGGCTACGTGTTCCAGTTCTTCTTCTCGAACTCGCTGCCGAAGATCCTGTCGGGCATCCCGCTGTTCCGCGACAACATCCTCACCAACCCCGACTGGGCGTGGACGGCGATCGTGGTGCTCGCGGTCTGGCAGGCGTGCGCCTTCGCGATCATCATCTACCTGTCGGGCCTGCAGACCATTCCGAGCGAGCTCTACGAGGCGGCGTCGCTCGACGGGGCCGGCGCCTGGCGCCAGTTCCGGTCGATCACCTTCCCGCTGATCGGCGCCTTCTTCACCATCAACGTCGTGCTCAGCCTGAAGGGCTTCCTGCAGGTCTTCGACCCGATCGTCGCACTCACGAACGGCGGGCCCGGCACGTCCACCGAGTCGGTGACCCTCCTCATCTTCCGAGGCGGCTTCTCCGGCGGCGAGTTCGCCTACCAGACGGCCAACGCGGTGATCTTCTTCATCGTCATCACGCTCGTCTCCCTCTTCCAGTTCCGGGTCCTTCAGCGCAGAGAGGCCGATTTCTGA
- a CDS encoding glycoside hydrolase family 13 protein, producing MKETEVLAPDRDWWRQAVVYQVYPRSFADSDGDGIGDLRGIVSRVPYLAELGVDAVWLSPFYPSALADGGYDVDDYRAVDPRLGTLDDFDDLAQALHDAGIRLVVDIVPNHSSNRHEWFREALASPPGSPARDRYVFRDGEGADASEPPSDWRSMFGGSAWEPVGDGQFYLHLFASEQPDLNWANREVRDDFLRTLRFWADRGVDGFRVDVAHALAKDLTYPLRSHAELEASSVAGDGSHPLWDREELDEIYAEWRAVFDEYDPPRTAVAEAWVEPDRRARYAAPTSLGQAFNFDLLRANFDAAEFRAVVARNLELTHGTGSSNTWVLSNHDVVRHPTRYALPDDPTGEGAVARDWLLAGGDPAALDAGRGLRRARAATLFLLALPGSAYLYQGEELGLPEVAEIPDEDRQDPTFFRNAGVDVGRDGCRVPLPWTASGGAFGFGPEGSTASHLPQPAWFGSFAVDAQADAPGSTLSLYRRALALRAELQGAEELEWVPGGSDDVLAFRRPDGWTVVSNFGASPASLPAELAGAEVLLASGPLPEAAVVPGETTVWMR from the coding sequence GTGAAGGAGACCGAAGTGCTCGCACCCGACCGCGACTGGTGGCGGCAGGCCGTCGTCTACCAGGTGTACCCGCGCAGCTTCGCCGACTCCGACGGCGACGGCATCGGAGACCTGCGGGGCATCGTCTCGCGCGTGCCGTACCTCGCCGAGCTCGGCGTCGACGCGGTCTGGCTCTCGCCCTTCTACCCGTCCGCACTCGCCGACGGCGGGTACGACGTCGACGACTACCGCGCCGTCGACCCCCGGCTCGGCACCCTCGACGACTTCGATGACCTGGCGCAGGCGCTCCACGACGCGGGCATCCGGCTCGTCGTCGACATCGTGCCCAACCACTCGTCGAACCGGCACGAGTGGTTCCGCGAGGCGCTGGCGTCGCCGCCCGGCTCGCCCGCCCGCGACCGCTACGTCTTCCGCGACGGTGAGGGGGCGGATGCCTCCGAGCCACCGAGCGACTGGCGCTCGATGTTCGGCGGGTCGGCGTGGGAGCCCGTGGGCGACGGCCAGTTCTACCTGCACCTGTTCGCCAGCGAGCAGCCCGACCTGAACTGGGCCAACCGCGAGGTGCGCGACGACTTCCTGCGCACCCTGCGCTTCTGGGCCGACCGCGGCGTCGACGGGTTCCGCGTCGACGTGGCCCATGCGCTGGCGAAGGACCTCACGTACCCGCTGCGCTCGCACGCCGAGCTCGAGGCGTCGAGCGTGGCGGGCGACGGGTCGCACCCGCTCTGGGACCGCGAGGAGCTCGATGAGATCTACGCCGAGTGGCGGGCGGTGTTCGACGAGTACGACCCGCCGCGCACGGCCGTGGCCGAGGCGTGGGTCGAGCCCGACCGCCGTGCGCGTTACGCGGCGCCGACGAGCCTGGGGCAGGCGTTCAACTTCGACCTGCTGCGGGCGAACTTCGACGCCGCGGAGTTCCGCGCCGTCGTGGCCCGCAACCTCGAACTGACGCACGGCACCGGGTCATCGAACACGTGGGTGCTCTCGAACCACGACGTGGTGCGGCATCCGACCCGCTACGCCCTGCCCGACGACCCGACGGGCGAGGGCGCGGTCGCCCGTGACTGGCTGCTCGCGGGCGGGGATCCGGCGGCCCTCGACGCCGGCCGCGGGCTGCGGCGAGCGCGCGCGGCGACGCTGTTCCTGCTCGCGCTGCCGGGGAGCGCCTACCTCTACCAGGGCGAGGAGCTCGGCCTGCCGGAGGTCGCGGAGATCCCCGACGAGGACCGGCAGGACCCGACGTTCTTCCGCAACGCCGGCGTCGACGTCGGGCGCGACGGATGCCGCGTGCCGCTGCCGTGGACCGCATCGGGAGGTGCGTTCGGATTCGGCCCCGAGGGTTCGACCGCGTCGCACCTGCCGCAGCCGGCGTGGTTCGGGTCGTTCGCGGTCGATGCGCAGGCGGATGCCCCGGGCTCGACGCTCTCGCTCTACCGGCGCGCGCTCGCGCTGCGCGCCGAGTTGCAGGGTGCCGAGGAACTGGAGTGGGTGCCGGGCGGGAGCGACGACGTGCTCGCGTTCCGGCGGCCGGACGGGTGGACCGTGGTGTCGAACTTCGGCGCCTCGCCGGCGTCGTTGCCGGCGGAACTCGCCGGCGCGGAGGTGCTGCTCGCGAGCGGCCCGCTGCCCGAGGCCGCGGTCGTGCCGGGCGAGACCACGGTGTGGATGCGCTGA
- a CDS encoding ROK family protein encodes MTQPELSESAHDLARQVLIHGPISRGELGRRLGLSPASLTRLSKPFLDRGLFVEAPEVVQGATGRPAKPLDVQVDAARVIGVKLSGEAAYGVLTDLRAGALAQAVRPFGTHDVGAVVDAVVRLVAELRPPEGDVAGVGVSIGGNVAGQRTVTRAPFLGWRDVPLADLLEERLGVPVDVENDVTALTTAEQWFGPARAEDSFAVVTIGAGVGYGLVMHDRVITTPDTGLGLGGHLPLDPSGPRCMDGHPGCSTAMLSIPSIRAQVGIALGHEVEYDEVLALAADGQPTARSVTDAAGRALGRMMGLIANLTMVDTIVLSGEGVRLWDVAGDAARAVLAVDRDPEAAPVVVHVDATGFDSWARGAAAVAIQGGLARFRLGS; translated from the coding sequence ATGACGCAGCCGGAGCTCAGCGAGTCCGCCCACGACCTCGCCCGGCAGGTCCTCATCCACGGGCCGATCTCGCGCGGCGAGCTCGGTCGCCGGCTCGGCCTGTCGCCCGCGAGCCTCACGCGCCTCTCCAAGCCGTTCCTCGACCGGGGCCTGTTCGTCGAGGCGCCGGAGGTGGTGCAGGGCGCGACGGGCCGGCCGGCCAAGCCGCTCGACGTGCAGGTCGACGCCGCCCGCGTCATCGGCGTCAAGCTGAGCGGCGAGGCGGCGTACGGCGTGCTCACCGACCTGCGCGCGGGCGCCCTCGCGCAGGCCGTCCGTCCGTTCGGCACCCACGACGTGGGCGCCGTGGTCGACGCGGTCGTGCGCTTGGTCGCCGAACTGCGTCCGCCGGAGGGCGACGTCGCCGGGGTCGGCGTGAGCATCGGCGGCAACGTCGCCGGGCAGCGCACGGTCACCCGCGCGCCGTTCCTCGGCTGGCGCGACGTGCCGCTCGCCGACCTGCTCGAGGAGCGGCTCGGCGTCCCCGTCGACGTCGAGAACGACGTGACGGCTCTTACGACCGCCGAGCAGTGGTTCGGGCCGGCGCGCGCCGAGGACTCGTTCGCGGTGGTCACGATCGGCGCGGGCGTGGGCTACGGGCTGGTGATGCACGACCGCGTGATCACCACCCCCGACACCGGGCTCGGGCTCGGCGGGCACTTGCCGCTCGATCCCAGCGGGCCGCGCTGCATGGACGGGCATCCGGGCTGCTCGACCGCGATGCTGTCGATCCCGAGCATCCGCGCGCAGGTCGGCATCGCGCTGGGCCACGAGGTCGAGTACGACGAGGTGCTCGCGCTCGCGGCCGACGGGCAGCCGACGGCGCGCTCGGTGACGGATGCCGCGGGCCGCGCGCTCGGCCGCATGATGGGCCTCATCGCGAACCTCACGATGGTCGACACGATCGTGCTCTCGGGGGAGGGGGTGCGCCTCTGGGACGTGGCCGGCGACGCGGCTCGCGCGGTGCTCGCGGTGGACCGCGACCCCGAGGCGGCCCCGGTCGTCGTGCACGTCGACGCGACGGGCTTCGACTCATGGGCCCGCGGCGCGGCGGCGGTGGCGATCCAGGGCGGCCTGGCCCGCTTCCGGCTCGGCTCCTGA
- a CDS encoding ABC transporter substrate-binding protein: MIEQTTRHAPGRRRRARRRAALATASAAALAGLLLSGCAPAGGDQPVQLDFFQFKGEALADFEQIIADFEAENPDIDVVQNQVADADTLIRTLLVKDRTPDVITLNANGNFGRLAQAGVFHDFTDDPLLETINPAVQQILADLGTFGDEVNGLGYVNNANGIIYNRDIFDAQGLEVPETFDELIAVCEQLQDAGITPFYGTLADSWTVLPSWNALGAYPAQDDFFPQMREEGASVGPDSPVSFERDFPEVMEQQAELYSYAQEGYRGRTYDDGNAAFANGEAAMLMQGIWAVNPILGIDPDVNLGIFPYPGTDDPDDRLLVSGVDVVVTMGKDGPHQAEAQRFIDYLFRPDVIEAFAASQNMVPSVGGAELSDSAAIQSVAPWFEQGRITGFIDHQVPPGIPLDATVQQALFTGDAASALATLDREWAKVAARTIPVTGE; the protein is encoded by the coding sequence ATGATCGAACAGACCACCCGACACGCCCCGGGACGGCGGAGGCGCGCACGCCGGCGCGCCGCGCTCGCGACCGCCTCGGCCGCCGCGCTCGCCGGGCTGCTGCTCTCGGGCTGCGCTCCCGCAGGCGGCGACCAGCCCGTCCAGCTCGACTTCTTCCAGTTCAAGGGCGAGGCGCTCGCCGACTTCGAGCAGATCATCGCCGACTTCGAGGCCGAGAACCCCGACATCGACGTCGTGCAGAACCAGGTGGCGGACGCCGACACGCTGATCCGCACCCTCCTGGTCAAGGACCGCACGCCCGACGTGATCACCCTCAACGCGAACGGCAACTTCGGCCGGCTCGCGCAGGCGGGCGTGTTCCACGACTTCACGGACGACCCGCTGCTGGAGACCATCAACCCGGCCGTGCAGCAGATCCTCGCCGACCTGGGCACCTTCGGCGACGAGGTCAACGGCCTGGGCTACGTGAACAACGCCAACGGCATCATCTACAACCGCGACATCTTCGACGCGCAGGGACTCGAGGTGCCCGAGACGTTCGACGAGCTCATCGCGGTGTGCGAGCAGCTGCAGGACGCCGGGATCACGCCGTTCTACGGCACCCTCGCCGACTCGTGGACCGTGCTGCCGTCGTGGAACGCACTCGGCGCGTATCCCGCGCAGGACGACTTCTTCCCGCAGATGCGCGAGGAGGGCGCCAGCGTCGGACCGGACTCCCCGGTGTCCTTCGAGCGGGACTTCCCCGAGGTCATGGAGCAGCAGGCCGAGCTCTACTCCTACGCCCAGGAGGGCTACCGCGGCCGCACCTACGACGACGGCAACGCCGCGTTCGCGAACGGCGAGGCGGCGATGCTCATGCAGGGCATCTGGGCCGTCAACCCGATCCTCGGCATCGACCCCGACGTGAACCTCGGCATCTTCCCCTACCCGGGCACCGACGACCCCGACGATCGACTGCTCGTCTCCGGCGTCGACGTCGTCGTGACCATGGGCAAGGACGGGCCGCACCAGGCGGAGGCGCAGCGGTTCATCGACTACCTCTTCCGGCCCGACGTGATCGAGGCGTTCGCAGCATCGCAGAACATGGTGCCGTCGGTCGGGGGCGCAGAGCTCAGCGACTCCGCCGCGATCCAGTCGGTCGCGCCCTGGTTCGAGCAGGGCCGGATCACCGGCTTCATCGACCACCAGGTGCCGCCCGGCATCCCGCTGGACGCCACCGTGCAGCAGGCCCTCTTCACCGGCGACGCGGCGTCCGCGCTCGCCACCCTCGACCGCGAGTGGGCGAAGGTCGCCGCTCGCACGATCCCCGTGACGGGAGAGTGA
- a CDS encoding YajQ family cyclic di-GMP-binding protein: protein MADSTFDVVSKVDKMEADNAVNQARKEIDQRYDFRGVGASVEFSGEKMLLKANSEERVKAVLDVLQSKFVKRGISLKSLDAGEPYASGKEYRLEVALKQGIDQEHAKKIGKLIRDEAPKSVKSQIQGDELRVSSKSRDDLQATIALLKGADLDVDLQFVNFR from the coding sequence ATGGCAGATTCGACGTTCGACGTGGTCAGCAAGGTCGACAAGATGGAGGCCGACAACGCGGTCAACCAGGCCCGCAAGGAGATCGACCAGCGCTACGACTTCCGCGGCGTGGGGGCATCCGTCGAGTTTTCCGGCGAGAAGATGCTGCTGAAGGCGAACTCGGAGGAGCGCGTCAAGGCCGTGCTCGACGTGCTGCAGTCGAAGTTCGTCAAGCGGGGCATCTCACTGAAGAGCCTCGACGCCGGCGAGCCGTACGCGTCGGGCAAGGAGTACCGACTCGAGGTGGCACTCAAGCAGGGCATCGACCAGGAGCACGCGAAGAAGATCGGCAAGCTGATCCGCGACGAGGCGCCGAAGTCGGTGAAGTCGCAGATCCAGGGCGACGAGCTGCGCGTCTCGTCGAAGAGCCGCGACGACCTGCAGGCGACGATCGCGCTGCTGAAGGGCGCCGACCTCGACGTCGACCTGCAGTTCGTGAACTTCCGCTGA
- a CDS encoding peroxidase family protein: MLQNLSHAGASTAVEEILFSTPFGYMFPELASNPDHCLPTGQDTTRALLALGTAMATDELTTGSPSDTDTSSFFTYFGQFIDHDLTARTDRETETSEIFAPDGGALPIVPRAAAEVAATLRNGRRPQFDLDSVYGDGPAMLVDGSGAAGPGADTNAHALYDSTFRFRLQDVGPTVDLPRPDGRTALVADARNDENVNVSQLHAAFLSLHNAVMDGLAAEGVTGPTAYARARQYVRWVYQYLVIEEYLKAVCLEQVVEDCLRNGPVFYGPVAGGEPLFMPLEFSVAAFRFGHSMIRPSYRMRGGTLTIMEILGVSAADRHGGPDLLQPVPGANPAHAFRLAVPNTVDWGQFFGTNAPNKARRIDTSIAGGLGQLTFVAGGPSVMAHLAQRNLLRGFSLSMPTGQAVARACGVQPLTPVELTSGETPAIVDALAAGLTGRTPLWYYVLREAAVQASGVTLGVVGSRIVAECLIGLLRKDPNSVLNQYGIARNVTKEGIVVPTAGGRRAIGGVEDFLRVAGVHVGKLPDVVGPMDRLTGGGADGNGGNGNGRAAAGGKRSRGRRND, from the coding sequence CCTGCCCACCGGGCAGGACACCACCCGGGCGCTGCTCGCGCTCGGCACCGCGATGGCCACCGACGAGCTCACGACCGGGAGCCCGAGCGACACCGACACGTCGTCGTTCTTCACCTACTTCGGCCAGTTCATCGACCACGACCTGACCGCGCGCACCGACCGCGAGACCGAGACCTCGGAGATCTTCGCGCCCGACGGCGGTGCACTGCCGATCGTGCCGCGCGCGGCCGCCGAGGTCGCGGCGACGCTCCGCAACGGCCGTCGCCCGCAGTTCGACCTCGACAGCGTGTACGGCGACGGGCCCGCGATGCTGGTCGACGGGTCCGGCGCCGCGGGCCCCGGCGCCGACACGAACGCGCACGCGCTCTACGACAGCACGTTCCGGTTCCGGCTGCAGGACGTCGGGCCGACGGTCGACCTGCCCCGGCCCGATGGGCGCACGGCGCTCGTCGCCGACGCCCGCAACGACGAGAACGTCAACGTCAGCCAGCTCCACGCGGCGTTCCTCTCGCTGCACAACGCCGTCATGGACGGTCTGGCCGCCGAGGGCGTCACCGGGCCGACCGCCTACGCCCGAGCGCGCCAGTACGTGCGCTGGGTCTACCAGTACCTCGTGATCGAGGAGTACCTGAAGGCGGTCTGCCTCGAGCAGGTCGTCGAGGACTGCCTGCGCAACGGCCCGGTCTTCTACGGTCCGGTCGCGGGCGGCGAGCCGTTGTTCATGCCCCTCGAGTTCTCGGTCGCGGCGTTTCGCTTCGGGCACTCGATGATCCGGCCGAGCTATCGGATGCGGGGCGGGACGCTGACGATCATGGAGATCCTCGGCGTGAGCGCGGCGGACCGCCACGGCGGACCCGACCTGCTCCAGCCGGTGCCCGGCGCGAACCCCGCGCACGCGTTCCGGCTCGCGGTGCCGAACACCGTCGACTGGGGCCAGTTCTTCGGCACCAACGCACCGAACAAGGCGCGCCGCATCGACACGAGCATCGCCGGCGGGCTCGGGCAGCTCACGTTCGTCGCCGGGGGCCCGTCAGTCATGGCGCACCTCGCGCAGCGCAACCTGCTCCGCGGGTTCTCGCTGTCGATGCCGACCGGCCAGGCCGTCGCGCGCGCCTGCGGCGTGCAGCCGTTGACCCCGGTGGAGCTCACGTCCGGCGAGACGCCCGCGATCGTGGACGCGCTCGCCGCGGGGCTCACCGGGCGCACCCCGCTCTGGTACTACGTGCTGCGCGAGGCGGCCGTGCAGGCCAGCGGCGTCACGCTCGGGGTGGTCGGCAGCCGCATCGTCGCCGAGTGCCTGATCGGGCTGCTGCGGAAGGACCCGAACAGCGTGCTCAACCAGTACGGCATCGCACGCAACGTCACCAAGGAGGGCATCGTCGTGCCGACCGCAGGCGGGCGTCGCGCGATCGGGGGCGTGGAGGACTTCCTGCGGGTCGCGGGCGTGCACGTCGGGAAGCTGCCGGACGTCGTCGGCCCGATGGACCGCCTCACCGGTGGCGGTGCCGACGGGAACGGCGGCAACGGCAACGGTCGCGCCGCCGCGGGCGGCAAGCGCTCCCGCGGTCGCCGGAACGACTGA
- a CDS encoding alpha-galactosidase → MHRSAPIHLRNGGTSVVLDVTRAALPVIVHWGADLGDVDATELVSLCTAALPQRVSGGLDVPAPLTLLPQESSGWLGTPGLAGHRSGRFVSTKLVAEAIDVDGPDAVVKCVDVAAGLAATIELRVTAAGLLRQRITLENLAPEPYSLTALAATFPLPHDADELLDTTGRHLRERSPQRHAFTIGTHLRESRRGRPGSDASLLLAAGRAGFGFERGRAHAVHTAWSGNHRLLAERTPEAIAFLAAGELLAPGEIELAEGERYTTPWAIGAWGDGLNALSQRFHDELRARPQHPRRPRPVTLNTWEAVYFDHDLDTLAALAERAARVGVERFVLDDGWFRGRRDDTAGLGDWTVDRTVWPDGLQPLIDRVHALGMEFGLWVEPEMVNLDSDLARAHPDWILRARDEFPVSARQQQVLDLSHPDAWQYLLDRLDALLGEYDIAYLKWDHNRDLLEAAASDTGRARVHENVAALYRLLDALKRRHPGLEIESCASGGARVDLGILERTDRIWTSDTLDPIERLRIQKYTGLLVAPELMGAHLTSPRVHSTGRHASLDLSAGVACFGHLGIEWDLTELDDAGLDAVASWVALHARHRELIHTGRLVHGDTADASTDVRGVVARDGASALFAFTQVTTSVTLPAGRLTLPGLDPERRFAVRIAGGSVADGPGQSPLAWTEHPLVMSGAALGTVGLQAPVLYPEQLVLLELAPA, encoded by the coding sequence ATGCACCGATCAGCGCCGATCCACCTCCGCAACGGCGGCACCAGCGTCGTACTCGACGTCACGCGTGCGGCCCTGCCCGTGATCGTGCACTGGGGCGCCGACCTCGGTGACGTCGACGCGACCGAGCTGGTCTCCCTGTGCACCGCCGCCCTGCCCCAGCGGGTCTCGGGGGGCCTCGACGTCCCGGCACCGCTCACCCTGCTCCCCCAGGAGTCGTCGGGGTGGCTCGGCACACCGGGCCTCGCCGGCCATCGCTCGGGTCGCTTCGTCTCGACGAAGCTGGTCGCGGAGGCCATCGACGTCGACGGCCCCGACGCCGTCGTGAAGTGCGTCGACGTCGCGGCCGGCCTCGCGGCGACCATCGAGCTCCGCGTGACCGCCGCCGGGCTCCTCCGCCAGCGCATCACGCTCGAGAACCTCGCGCCGGAGCCGTACTCGCTCACCGCCCTCGCGGCGACGTTCCCGCTCCCCCACGACGCCGACGAGCTCCTCGACACGACCGGCCGCCACCTCCGCGAGCGATCGCCGCAGCGGCACGCGTTCACGATCGGCACCCACCTGCGCGAGAGCCGCCGCGGACGCCCCGGCTCCGACGCGAGCCTCCTGCTCGCCGCCGGCCGTGCCGGCTTCGGGTTCGAGCGCGGCCGGGCGCACGCCGTGCACACGGCCTGGAGCGGGAACCACCGCCTGCTCGCCGAGCGCACGCCCGAGGCGATCGCGTTCCTCGCCGCGGGCGAGCTGCTCGCGCCCGGGGAGATCGAGCTGGCCGAGGGCGAGCGCTACACGACGCCGTGGGCGATCGGCGCCTGGGGCGACGGGCTCAACGCCCTCTCGCAGCGCTTCCACGACGAGTTGCGCGCCCGTCCGCAGCATCCGCGCCGCCCCCGGCCGGTGACCCTCAACACCTGGGAAGCCGTCTACTTCGACCACGACCTCGACACGCTGGCCGCGCTCGCCGAGCGCGCCGCGCGCGTCGGCGTGGAGCGCTTCGTGCTCGATGACGGCTGGTTCCGTGGGCGCCGGGACGACACGGCAGGGCTCGGCGACTGGACCGTCGACCGGACCGTCTGGCCCGACGGGCTCCAGCCGCTCATCGACCGCGTGCACGCACTCGGCATGGAGTTCGGCCTCTGGGTGGAGCCCGAGATGGTCAACCTCGACAGCGACCTCGCACGGGCGCACCCAGACTGGATCCTCCGCGCCCGAGACGAGTTCCCCGTGTCGGCCCGCCAGCAGCAGGTGCTCGACCTGTCGCACCCCGATGCATGGCAGTACCTGCTCGATCGGCTCGACGCGCTGCTGGGCGAGTACGACATCGCCTACCTGAAGTGGGACCACAACCGCGACCTGCTCGAGGCTGCGGCTTCCGACACCGGTCGGGCACGGGTCCACGAGAACGTCGCGGCGCTGTACCGACTGCTCGACGCGCTGAAGCGCCGCCACCCGGGCCTCGAGATCGAGTCCTGCGCGTCGGGCGGCGCGCGGGTCGACCTCGGCATCCTCGAGCGCACCGACCGCATCTGGACCTCCGACACGCTCGACCCGATCGAGCGCCTGCGCATCCAGAAGTACACGGGACTGCTGGTGGCGCCGGAGCTCATGGGCGCCCACCTGACGAGCCCTCGGGTGCACTCGACCGGACGCCACGCGTCCCTCGACCTCAGCGCGGGCGTGGCCTGCTTCGGACACCTCGGCATCGAGTGGGACCTCACCGAACTCGACGACGCCGGCCTCGACGCCGTCGCGTCGTGGGTGGCCCTGCACGCACGCCACCGCGAGCTCATCCACACCGGCCGGCTGGTGCACGGCGACACGGCGGATGCCTCGACCGACGTGCGCGGGGTCGTGGCGCGCGACGGGGCATCCGCCCTCTTCGCCTTCACGCAGGTCACGACGAGCGTGACCCTGCCGGCCGGACGGTTGACCCTGCCCGGCCTCGACCCCGAACGTCGCTTCGCCGTGCGCATCGCCGGCGGCAGCGTCGCCGACGGTCCCGGCCAGTCGCCGCTGGCCTGGACCGAGCACCCGCTCGTGATGAGCGGTGCCGCCCTCGGCACCGTTGGCCTGCAGGCCCCGGTGCTGTACCCGGAGCAGCTCGTGCTGCTCGAACTCGCGCCCGCCTGA